From the Leptolyngbya sp. O-77 genome, one window contains:
- a CDS encoding transglycosylase SLT domain-containing protein encodes MKRKRTANVLWLSIGTGLTVLLLGAAATRLWPQASSNSAQNPTGEETLAIPETPQSAVFSLATQPPQQRAAQLQLLAQGKRSDDQKRARFLLASDLIQQGQAAAAVPFLERLDKDYSTLAAYALKRQAQAHAAAGETDQATEAWRALADRFAKKPASVEALYELGKADPQYWQRAIARFPAHPRSLEIAQTLLKQDPKQPELLLQIARYGHYLPQVGEYLDRLTKDYADTLEPEDWEAIAFLNWEKQRYGEAGKAYAKAPRTPLNAYREGRGAQLAGRRDTAITAYNKVVAEFPDSPEAPTSLLRLAQLGRDRAAKLTHLDRVISQYPDRAGDALLEKYKLVKPDAAQATLTAQVAQMLLENHSKTDAAAELRWMLAEEKAAQGDIQGAWTLARQVAQENPDSPLAAEAAFWVGKWAQRLGQTQEASQAYEYVLSRYPESYYAWRSATMLGWDVGDFTTVRQKLPSVKLPATHPMPLAGSDTLKELYQLGQFQDAWALWQTEFTNRKTPTVEEQFTDGLIRLGVGDNLEGIFQISSLVRRTEPEVQPQVQALRRQGDYWRSLFPFQFAEPIQQWSQTMQLNPLLVTALIRQESRFERQIVSSAGATGLMQLMPGTASWVASKLNQPQYDLENPNDNIKLGTWYLNYTHETYSNNALFAVASYNAGPGAIAEWIERFGYSDPDVFVEQIPYPETKGYVEAVFSNYWNYLRLYNPDVSAKLAQLSTSHRAVAESLP; translated from the coding sequence ATGAAACGGAAGCGAACTGCAAACGTCCTATGGCTATCCATCGGCACGGGATTGACCGTGCTGCTGCTGGGTGCTGCCGCGACGCGACTTTGGCCCCAGGCCTCCTCCAATTCAGCCCAGAATCCGACTGGGGAAGAAACGCTGGCGATTCCCGAAACGCCGCAATCGGCTGTGTTTTCCCTGGCGACGCAGCCGCCCCAGCAGCGAGCCGCCCAACTGCAACTGCTGGCTCAGGGCAAGCGATCTGACGATCAAAAGCGGGCGCGATTTCTGCTGGCCAGCGACCTGATTCAGCAGGGACAGGCCGCTGCTGCGGTTCCCTTTTTAGAAAGGCTGGATAAGGATTACTCGACGCTGGCGGCCTACGCCCTCAAGCGGCAGGCCCAGGCCCATGCTGCCGCTGGGGAAACCGACCAGGCGACGGAAGCCTGGCGAGCGCTGGCAGACCGCTTTGCCAAGAAGCCTGCCTCGGTGGAGGCACTGTATGAACTGGGCAAAGCTGACCCGCAATATTGGCAAAGGGCGATCGCCCGCTTTCCGGCACATCCGCGATCGCTCGAAATTGCCCAAACGCTGCTCAAGCAAGACCCCAAGCAGCCCGAGCTGCTGCTGCAAATTGCCCGCTATGGGCACTATCTGCCACAAGTGGGCGAATATCTCGACCGCTTGACCAAAGACTACGCCGACACGCTAGAGCCAGAAGACTGGGAGGCGATCGCCTTTCTCAACTGGGAAAAGCAGCGCTATGGCGAAGCGGGCAAAGCCTATGCCAAAGCACCCCGCACCCCGCTCAACGCCTACCGAGAAGGACGCGGGGCCCAGCTAGCGGGCCGCCGCGACACCGCAATCACGGCTTACAACAAAGTCGTTGCCGAGTTTCCCGACTCGCCCGAAGCCCCCACCTCGCTGCTGCGCCTGGCCCAACTGGGGCGCGATCGCGCAGCAAAGCTCACCCATCTCGACCGGGTGATCAGCCAATATCCCGACCGGGCGGGCGACGCGCTGCTAGAGAAGTATAAGCTGGTCAAGCCCGACGCAGCCCAGGCAACGCTGACGGCCCAGGTTGCCCAAATGCTCCTGGAAAACCACAGCAAGACCGATGCCGCCGCCGAACTGCGCTGGATGCTGGCCGAAGAGAAGGCTGCCCAAGGTGATATCCAGGGCGCGTGGACTCTGGCGCGACAGGTGGCTCAGGAAAATCCCGACAGCCCCCTCGCCGCCGAAGCTGCCTTCTGGGTAGGCAAGTGGGCGCAACGGCTAGGACAGACCCAGGAAGCCTCCCAGGCCTACGAATATGTCCTCAGCCGTTATCCAGAGTCTTATTACGCCTGGCGATCGGCGACAATGCTGGGCTGGGACGTGGGCGACTTTACCACCGTGCGGCAAAAGCTGCCCTCAGTGAAGCTGCCCGCCACGCATCCGATGCCGCTGGCAGGCTCTGACACGCTGAAGGAACTGTACCAACTGGGACAATTTCAAGATGCCTGGGCGCTGTGGCAAACGGAATTTACCAATCGCAAAACGCCGACTGTAGAGGAACAGTTTACCGACGGGCTGATCCGGCTGGGCGTGGGCGACAACCTGGAGGGCATTTTCCAGATTTCTAGCCTGGTGCGCCGCACAGAGCCAGAGGTGCAGCCTCAGGTGCAGGCGCTGCGGCGGCAGGGCGACTATTGGCGATCGCTCTTTCCGTTTCAGTTTGCCGAGCCGATTCAGCAGTGGTCGCAAACGATGCAGCTCAACCCACTGTTGGTAACGGCGCTGATCCGCCAGGAATCGCGGTTTGAGCGGCAGATCGTGTCCTCCGCCGGGGCCACCGGGCTAATGCAACTGATGCCAGGAACCGCAAGCTGGGTGGCCAGCAAGCTCAACCAGCCGCAATATGACCTGGAAAACCCCAACGACAATATCAAGCTGGGCACCTGGTATCTCAACTACACCCACGAAACCTACAGCAACAACGCCCTGTTTGCCGTCGCCAGCTACAACGCCGGGCCAGGGGCGATCGCCGAATGGATCGAGCGGTTTGGCTATAGCGACCCCGATGTTTTTGTTGAACAAATTCCCTACCCCGAAACGAAGGGCTATGTCGAAGCCGTCTTTTCCAACTACTGGAACTATTTGCGCCTCTATAACCCCGACGTATCCGCCAAGCTAGCGCAGCTTTCCACCAGCCACCGCGCCGTAGCCGAGTCGCTGCCCTAA
- a CDS encoding PAS domain S-box protein: MSPDEALSSQRSSNASFSGDRPSSTIDPLTVAAALGSAQGFLSAVLEGITDPIFVKDDRHRYLYFNDAFCQLTGLTREQLLGKSDQDLFLPHEAAEFQAADRLVLQSGEAQIHEESMTDASGMTRIVLAKKTRIQDALGNCYLVCTIQDITALKWREAELEAAIARFDLANQATNEGLWEIGLINGDLNHPDNPVWWSPKFRELLGFRTVTEFPDRVESWSDRIHPDDAEWVTAALLAHIQDATGQTPYDVEYRMFTRTGECRWYRNIGSTLHNENGIPLKVVGTFRDVTDRKHAEEELRRQKHLFKSVLDNIPHRIWLKDRQGRHVVVNQSFAESVGIAPEALIGKTDFDLWPTDKAQMFQDEDQAVMNTGQAFSLEEQLPMPDGTTRWFSTTKTPMYDEAGRVIGTTGISMDVSDRRQAEEALRQAKEELEFRVEERTAELQETVDELQKAVFIRERAEHSLLKTLKELQFRQFAMDQAALIAITDPQGVITYVNDKLCEISGYSEAELVGKTHRIINSGYHPPEFFQQMWATIRSGKVWRGEVKNRAKAGHFYWVSTTIVPALDQNGRVQKYLAIRFDISDRKFAEEALQQSEAQLRQQTDELRTTLWELQRTQSQLIQSEKMSSLGQLVAGVAHEINNPVNFIYGNLNYANEYAEDLLQVVRLYQQHYPDPVPAIQDLLGNTDLDFLLEDMPKLLKSMRVGAERIQKIVVSLRNFSRMDEAEFKAVDLHEGIDNTLMILQNRLKGKPGQPAIEVVREYGSLPKVECYASSLNQVFMNILSNAIDALEDVLDKGEWGDSQNVRASGAAHFPCGNRPDAPTITIRTEYIIPDRVAVYLIDNGPGIPEAVQKRLFDPFFTTKPVGKGTGLGMSISYQIVTERHGGILECSSEPGQGALFRIEIPIRQGTSDGVTG, encoded by the coding sequence ATGTCTCCAGACGAGGCTCTCTCTTCCCAACGGTCATCTAACGCATCTTTTTCTGGCGATCGCCCCTCCAGCACGATCGATCCACTCACCGTAGCAGCAGCCTTGGGCAGCGCTCAGGGATTTTTGAGCGCGGTTCTGGAGGGCATCACCGATCCCATCTTTGTCAAAGACGATCGGCATCGCTACTTATACTTCAACGACGCATTTTGCCAGCTTACGGGGCTGACGCGAGAGCAACTTCTGGGCAAATCCGATCAAGACCTGTTCTTGCCCCATGAGGCAGCGGAGTTTCAAGCGGCGGATCGGCTGGTGCTGCAAAGCGGCGAGGCGCAGATTCATGAAGAATCCATGACCGATGCCTCCGGCATGACCCGGATCGTGCTGGCTAAGAAAACGCGAATTCAAGACGCGCTGGGCAATTGCTACCTGGTTTGCACGATTCAAGACATCACTGCGCTGAAGTGGCGAGAAGCGGAGCTAGAGGCGGCGATCGCCCGCTTTGACCTGGCAAACCAGGCAACCAACGAAGGGCTGTGGGAAATTGGGCTGATCAATGGCGACTTGAACCATCCCGATAACCCCGTCTGGTGGTCGCCCAAGTTTCGGGAATTGCTGGGCTTTCGGACAGTCACTGAGTTTCCCGACCGGGTGGAAAGCTGGAGCGATCGCATCCATCCCGACGATGCCGAATGGGTCACCGCAGCCCTGCTGGCCCACATCCAGGATGCGACAGGGCAAACGCCCTACGACGTGGAATATCGCATGTTTACTCGCACCGGCGAATGCCGCTGGTATCGCAATATCGGCAGCACCCTCCACAACGAAAACGGTATACCGCTCAAAGTCGTCGGCACGTTTCGCGATGTCACCGATCGCAAGCACGCCGAAGAAGAACTGCGCCGCCAAAAACACCTGTTCAAATCGGTACTGGACAACATTCCCCACCGCATCTGGCTAAAGGATCGCCAGGGACGACATGTGGTGGTGAACCAGTCCTTTGCCGAGTCGGTAGGGATTGCCCCGGAAGCCCTGATTGGCAAAACTGATTTTGATCTCTGGCCGACTGACAAGGCGCAAATGTTCCAGGATGAAGACCAGGCCGTGATGAACACGGGTCAGGCTTTCTCGCTGGAAGAACAGCTTCCCATGCCAGACGGCACGACCCGCTGGTTTAGCACGACCAAAACGCCGATGTATGACGAGGCGGGGCGGGTCATCGGCACGACGGGCATCTCAATGGATGTGAGCGATCGCCGTCAGGCCGAAGAAGCCCTCCGCCAGGCCAAGGAAGAACTGGAATTTCGTGTGGAGGAGCGCACCGCCGAACTCCAGGAAACCGTCGATGAACTGCAAAAGGCTGTCTTTATCCGCGAACGAGCCGAGCATTCCCTGCTCAAGACGCTCAAAGAGCTTCAGTTTCGCCAATTTGCAATGGATCAAGCCGCCCTGATCGCCATTACCGATCCGCAGGGCGTGATCACCTATGTCAACGACAAGCTTTGCGAAATTTCGGGCTATAGCGAGGCAGAGCTGGTCGGCAAAACCCACCGCATCATCAACTCTGGCTATCATCCACCGGAGTTTTTCCAGCAAATGTGGGCGACGATTCGCAGCGGCAAGGTGTGGCGCGGCGAGGTGAAAAATCGCGCCAAGGCGGGTCATTTTTATTGGGTATCTACCACCATCGTGCCTGCGCTCGACCAGAACGGGCGCGTGCAAAAGTATCTGGCCATTCGCTTTGACATTAGCGATCGCAAATTTGCCGAAGAAGCCCTCCAGCAGTCGGAAGCCCAACTACGCCAACAAACTGACGAATTGCGAACCACACTTTGGGAACTCCAGCGCACCCAATCGCAACTGATTCAAAGCGAAAAAATGTCATCGCTGGGGCAACTGGTGGCGGGCGTGGCTCACGAAATCAACAACCCGGTCAACTTCATCTACGGCAATCTCAACTATGCAAACGAATACGCCGAAGACCTGCTGCAAGTGGTGCGCCTCTATCAGCAGCACTATCCTGACCCAGTGCCTGCCATTCAAGACTTGCTGGGCAACACCGACCTCGACTTCTTGCTAGAAGATATGCCCAAGCTGCTGAAGTCGATGCGCGTTGGGGCAGAGCGCATTCAGAAAATCGTTGTGTCGCTCCGCAACTTCTCGCGCATGGATGAGGCGGAATTCAAAGCCGTCGATTTGCATGAGGGCATCGACAACACGCTGATGATTTTGCAGAATCGGCTCAAGGGCAAGCCAGGTCAGCCCGCCATCGAAGTGGTGCGGGAGTATGGCTCACTGCCCAAAGTGGAGTGCTACGCCAGTTCGCTGAATCAGGTATTTATGAACATCCTCAGCAATGCGATTGACGCGCTAGAGGATGTGCTGGATAAGGGAGAATGGGGCGATTCGCAAAACGTTCGCGCAAGCGGTGCAGCGCACTTTCCCTGCGGGAATCGACCCGATGCACCCACTATCACGATCCGCACGGAATACATCATTCCCGATCGCGTTGCGGTTTACCTGATCGACAACGGCCCCGGTATTCCTGAAGCCGTGCAAAAACGCCTGTTCGACCCCTTCTTCACCACCAAGCCCGTTGGCAAAGGGACTGGACTTGGGATGTCCATTAGCTATCAAATCGTTACCGAACGCCACGGCGGCATTCTGGAGTGCAGTTCTGAACCCGGTCAGGGCGCACTGTTTCGGATTGAAATCCCGATTCGGCAGGGAACGAGTGACGGGGTGACGGGGTGA
- a CDS encoding ABC transporter ATP-binding protein, whose translation MPFLRRSTRRPAPLHPAHRLPDAHPLQRLLVYARGYRRQIWAATLCSLMNKLCDLAPPALIGIAVDVVVQQQDSVLARFGVTSVAGQLGLLTAISAVIWAFESIFEYAYARLWRNLAQKIQHDLRLDVYSHLQSLEMEYFESNSTGRLMSIVNDDINQLERFLDYGANEVLQVAATVVLIGGAYFILAPGVAWLAMLPMPFILWGSIAFQKLLAPRYAAVREQASLLNSRLSNNFSGILTIKSFTTEDDELDRIRQESEAYRQSNERAIALSSAFVPLIRILILIGFSATLFFGGVAAAGGTLSVGSYSVLVYLIQRLLWPLTRLGETLDQYQRAMASTNRVMDLLDTPVASPPGYRALPTSQVRGEIVLKDVTFAYRDRPPVIEHLSLEIPAGKTIAIVGSTGSGKSTLVKLLLRLYEIQAGSITLDGIDLRELQLRDLRQSIGLVSQDVFLFHGSVWDNITYGTPHATPAEVIAAAKIAEAHEFIEQLPQGYETIVGERGQKLSGGQRQRLAIARAVLKNPPILILDEATSAVDNETEAAIQRSLEKITQNRTTVAIAHRLSTIRNADRIYVMEYGKLVEQGTHESLLAQNGIYASLWRVQEGLSHTPKPA comes from the coding sequence GTGCCGTTTCTCCGCCGATCTACCCGTCGCCCTGCTCCGCTGCATCCAGCTCACCGCCTGCCCGATGCCCATCCCCTCCAGCGGCTCCTGGTCTACGCCAGGGGCTATCGCCGCCAGATTTGGGCTGCCACGCTCTGCTCGCTAATGAACAAGCTGTGCGACCTGGCTCCACCCGCCCTGATCGGCATTGCGGTGGATGTGGTGGTGCAGCAGCAAGACTCGGTGCTGGCGCGGTTTGGCGTGACCAGCGTCGCCGGACAGTTGGGACTGCTGACCGCGATTAGCGCCGTAATCTGGGCGTTTGAGTCGATTTTTGAATATGCCTATGCACGGCTCTGGCGCAACCTGGCGCAAAAGATTCAGCACGACTTGCGGCTGGATGTCTACAGCCATTTGCAATCGCTGGAGATGGAATATTTTGAAAGCAACAGCACCGGGCGGCTGATGTCGATTGTGAACGACGACATCAACCAGCTAGAGCGCTTTTTGGACTATGGCGCGAACGAGGTGTTGCAAGTAGCGGCGACCGTCGTGCTGATTGGCGGGGCGTATTTTATCCTGGCTCCGGGGGTGGCGTGGCTGGCGATGCTGCCGATGCCGTTTATCCTGTGGGGGTCGATCGCGTTTCAAAAGCTGCTGGCTCCGCGCTATGCCGCAGTGCGCGAACAAGCCAGCTTGCTCAATAGCCGCCTGTCGAATAACTTCAGCGGCATTCTCACGATCAAGAGCTTCACCACCGAAGATGATGAGCTAGATCGCATCCGCCAGGAGAGCGAAGCCTATCGCCAGAGCAACGAGCGGGCGATCGCCCTCAGTTCTGCCTTTGTGCCGCTGATCCGCATTTTGATCCTGATTGGCTTTAGCGCCACACTGTTTTTTGGCGGAGTTGCTGCTGCCGGAGGCACGCTGTCGGTGGGCAGCTACAGCGTGCTGGTCTACCTGATTCAGCGATTGCTGTGGCCGCTGACGCGCCTGGGCGAAACGCTGGATCAATATCAGCGGGCGATGGCTTCGACAAATCGCGTGATGGATCTGCTGGATACGCCCGTGGCCAGTCCCCCCGGCTATCGGGCCCTGCCTACGAGCCAGGTGCGCGGCGAGATTGTGCTAAAAGACGTGACCTTTGCCTACCGCGATCGCCCGCCCGTGATCGAGCATCTGTCGCTGGAGATTCCGGCTGGCAAAACGATCGCCATTGTCGGCTCGACGGGTTCTGGCAAAAGCACGCTGGTCAAGCTGCTGCTGCGGCTGTATGAAATTCAGGCGGGCAGCATCACGCTCGACGGCATCGACCTGCGAGAACTGCAACTGCGCGACCTGCGCCAGTCTATCGGGCTGGTCAGCCAGGATGTGTTTCTGTTTCACGGCAGCGTGTGGGACAACATCACCTACGGCACGCCCCACGCCACGCCCGCCGAGGTGATCGCCGCCGCCAAAATTGCCGAAGCCCACGAGTTTATCGAGCAGTTGCCGCAGGGCTACGAGACGATTGTGGGTGAGCGCGGACAGAAGCTCTCTGGCGGACAGCGCCAGCGATTGGCGATCGCCCGCGCCGTGCTAAAAAATCCGCCCATCCTGATCCTGGACGAAGCCACCTCAGCGGTCGATAACGAAACCGAAGCCGCCATCCAGCGATCGCTCGAAAAGATTACGCAAAACCGGACGACCGTGGCGATCGCCCATCGCCTCTCCACCATCCGCAACGCCGACCGCATTTACGTCATGGAATACGGCAAGCTGGTGGAGCAGGGCACCCATGAGTCGCTGCTGGCTCAAAACGGTATCTACGCCAGCCTCTGGCGCGTCCAGGAAGGGCTGAGCCACACGCCCAAGCCCGCTTGA
- a CDS encoding thioredoxin family protein, with protein MASHTQWITLTSASFRHEVLNANTPVLVDCWASWWTAFHQINPVVCGVAIDFSRHIKFRRLDIAIAEDWADCYRIRVVPTLLFFKEGQVIERVVGGLPEADLNRKLTSLIAPKPISRSCVSCL; from the coding sequence ATGGCATCTCATACGCAGTGGATTACGCTCACCAGTGCCAGCTTTCGGCATGAGGTCTTGAATGCAAATACGCCAGTTCTAGTAGATTGCTGGGCAAGCTGGTGGACTGCATTTCATCAAATCAACCCTGTTGTGTGTGGAGTGGCGATTGATTTTTCCAGGCATATTAAGTTTAGGCGACTTGATATTGCGATCGCCGAAGACTGGGCAGATTGCTACAGGATTCGAGTCGTGCCGACGCTTCTTTTCTTTAAAGAAGGACAGGTGATTGAGCGAGTTGTGGGCGGGCTACCTGAAGCTGACCTAAATCGTAAATTGACGAGCTTGATAGCGCCCAAACCGATTAGCAGGAGCTGTGTTTCCTGTCTATGA
- a CDS encoding Crp/Fnr family transcriptional regulator, with amino-acid sequence MNRLPLHHLPAELQAVASFRNLETGQILFDRGEPVEAIYVLESGYIQLLNYTEEGLQINHYSVRSGESFAEVALFHERYVCTAIAHLPSRILVLPKFAFLKALKAYPELAETFMAQLAKRLHESKVLLELRSIRSARRRVLHYLQLNVQPDGITVNLDVPLKDIADDLGLTPEALSRALKQLHKEGIIARRKQKVTLNGEK; translated from the coding sequence ATGAATCGCCTACCACTTCATCACTTGCCTGCTGAATTGCAGGCAGTCGCTTCGTTTCGCAATTTGGAAACTGGGCAAATTCTTTTTGATCGGGGCGAGCCTGTAGAAGCTATTTATGTTTTGGAATCGGGATATATTCAGTTGCTCAACTATACCGAAGAAGGGCTGCAAATCAATCACTACAGCGTTCGATCGGGGGAAAGCTTTGCAGAGGTTGCGCTATTTCATGAACGCTATGTTTGTACGGCGATCGCCCACCTGCCATCGCGCATATTAGTATTGCCAAAATTTGCCTTTCTCAAAGCACTTAAAGCCTATCCTGAGTTGGCTGAAACATTTATGGCTCAGCTTGCAAAGCGCTTGCATGAAAGCAAAGTTTTGCTGGAATTAAGAAGCATTCGTTCGGCTCGACGGCGTGTGCTGCACTATCTACAGCTCAACGTTCAACCAGACGGCATCACCGTAAATCTTGACGTGCCTTTGAAAGATATTGCAGACGATTTGGGACTCACACCCGAAGCCCTTTCACGCGCCCTGAAGCAGCTTCACAAAGAGGGAATCATCGCTCGGAGGAAACAAAAAGTAACGCTAAATGGCGAAAAGTAA
- a CDS encoding pentapeptide repeat-containing protein: MTPQELLQRYAQREIHFSGENLAGACLSYADLIGIDLSRADLRHANLALAYLNRANLSKATLDHATLSGINLSQATLTGASLNDADLHGAILTGADLRSAALTLADLLDANLSDADLRNTDLSGANLTGACLRGANLREENRRYTANLRGATLRKADLRGANLTGADLARVDLREADLSEATLRSATLSGADLSGANLRGAFLTEADLSQAYLRSANLTNAKLERAILTEADLQNAVLRSAILPDAQMSRAELQDTILAFAQLSRADLSRANLQGADLQHAQLTDAYLARASLINANLSNANLVRAELSSTDLAGAILKGATLPDGSDGS; the protein is encoded by the coding sequence ATGACCCCCCAAGAACTGCTCCAGCGCTATGCTCAACGCGAAATCCACTTTAGCGGCGAGAACCTGGCCGGAGCCTGTCTTAGCTATGCCGATCTGATCGGGATCGACCTCAGCCGCGCCGATTTGCGCCACGCCAACCTCGCCCTCGCCTACCTCAACCGGGCAAACCTCAGCAAAGCCACGCTCGATCACGCGACCCTCAGTGGCATCAACCTCAGTCAAGCCACCCTCACGGGAGCCAGCCTCAATGATGCTGATTTGCACGGCGCAATCCTGACCGGGGCCGACCTCCGCAGCGCAGCCCTGACCTTGGCAGATCTGCTCGATGCTAACCTCAGCGATGCAGATTTGCGAAATACCGACCTGAGTGGCGCAAATCTAACGGGCGCTTGCCTGCGTGGGGCCAACCTGCGCGAAGAAAACCGCCGCTACACCGCCAACCTCCGCGGCGCAACCCTCCGCAAAGCCGACCTGCGCGGCGCAAACCTGACAGGCGCAGACCTAGCACGGGTAGACCTGCGCGAAGCCGACCTCAGCGAAGCCACCCTCCGCAGCGCCACCCTCAGCGGGGCCGACCTCAGCGGCGCAAACCTGCGCGGAGCCTTCCTCACCGAGGCGGATCTGTCCCAGGCCTACCTGCGCTCTGCCAACCTGACTAATGCCAAGCTAGAACGTGCCATCCTCACTGAAGCCGACCTCCAGAATGCGGTCTTGCGAAGCGCCATCCTGCCCGATGCCCAAATGTCTCGCGCCGAGCTACAGGACACAATTCTCGCCTTTGCCCAACTCAGCCGTGCTGACCTCAGCCGCGCCAACCTCCAAGGGGCAGACTTGCAGCACGCTCAACTCACCGATGCCTACCTGGCCAGAGCCAGCCTGATCAACGCCAATCTCAGCAATGCAAACCTGGTGCGGGCAGAACTCAGCAGCACCGATCTGGCTGGTGCAATTCTTAAAGGCGCGACCCTGCCGGATGGATCAGACGGTTCGTAA
- a CDS encoding GNAT family N-acetyltransferase, translated as MTTTSGSRIFFSTDREIDLYELEELCDAVGWSRRPLRKVKKAIQHSFLVVSMWEQRGAQRRLIGFSRATSDHAFNATIWDVVVHPDFQGKGLGKALMKQVIKKLRSEDISNITLFADPHVVEFYRHLGFMSDPEGIKGMFWYPD; from the coding sequence ATGACGACCACTAGCGGGTCTCGGATTTTTTTTAGCACCGATCGCGAGATTGACCTCTACGAACTAGAGGAATTGTGCGATGCGGTGGGCTGGTCGCGGCGACCGCTGCGTAAGGTCAAAAAGGCGATTCAGCACAGCTTTTTGGTGGTGTCGATGTGGGAGCAGCGAGGCGCTCAGCGACGACTCATTGGCTTTTCTCGCGCTACGTCCGACCATGCCTTTAACGCCACCATCTGGGACGTGGTGGTGCATCCTGATTTTCAGGGCAAGGGGCTGGGCAAGGCGCTGATGAAGCAGGTGATCAAAAAACTCCGTAGCGAAGACATTAGCAATATCACCCTGTTCGCCGATCCGCATGTGGTGGAGTTTTATCGGCATCTGGGCTTTATGTCTGACCCGGAAGGGATTAAGGGAATGTTCTGGTATCCCGATTAA
- a CDS encoding DUF4332 domain-containing protein, giving the protein MPLKPGETLPQPMRSCNWAIAQLPGLSAENLDLLHQAGFKTTLDFWQRTQTPAQRHNLAAHLQLHPKYVNKWAALCDLARIPAVGCTYCGLLLHAGIISVRQLADTPLPKLHRQLMRLQIATMQRQDLCPPLGDVSLWVEQARQLVPTRR; this is encoded by the coding sequence ATGCCTCTCAAACCTGGCGAAACCCTGCCCCAGCCCATGCGCTCCTGCAACTGGGCGATCGCCCAACTCCCCGGCCTCAGCGCCGAAAACCTGGACTTGCTCCACCAAGCAGGCTTCAAAACCACCCTGGATTTCTGGCAACGCACCCAAACCCCCGCCCAGCGGCACAACCTGGCAGCGCACCTCCAGCTTCATCCCAAATACGTCAACAAATGGGCTGCCCTATGCGACCTAGCCCGAATTCCTGCCGTCGGCTGCACCTACTGCGGGCTGCTGCTCCACGCCGGGATTATTTCCGTCCGACAACTCGCAGACACCCCACTGCCCAAGCTCCACCGCCAGCTCATGCGATTGCAAATTGCCACAATGCAGCGCCAAGATCTCTGCCCGCCCCTAGGCGACGTATCACTCTGGGTAGAACAGGCGCGTCAGCTTGTCCCAACCCGCCGCTAG
- a CDS encoding stage II sporulation protein M — protein sequence MDLRRWTARRESSWNDLDRLLQQAERRGLKSLTAAEIHQLASLYRAVSGDLARAQQISPRLTQELQSLTTRGYAQVYQGLRRQEWEAMRQFYQSGFPAVVQQCAGYVVLATALFVLAALVAWWYSWRDPSFIELMVPSSIIHQVRDRQELWMGSIVGVEPYAASNIMVNNLKVSFTAAAGGITAGLATVYILLLNGINIGAIAAMVGQNNLAFPFWAFVFPHGALELPAIFLAGGAGLLLARALLFPGPLRRVDALKRYGTQAAQLMYGVVPLLVIAGIIEGFFSPNPAVPDLLKYVAGMGLFAALVGYCSQGRANVMRRGSQRS from the coding sequence ATGGACCTTCGCCGCTGGACTGCCCGCCGAGAATCAAGCTGGAACGACCTCGACCGTCTGCTGCAACAGGCGGAACGGCGCGGGCTAAAGTCGCTGACGGCGGCGGAAATTCATCAGCTTGCCAGCCTTTATCGAGCCGTGTCGGGCGATCTGGCCCGCGCCCAGCAGATCAGCCCTCGCCTGACCCAGGAGCTACAATCGCTGACCACACGCGGCTATGCCCAGGTCTATCAAGGGCTGCGGCGGCAGGAGTGGGAGGCGATGCGCCAGTTTTACCAATCGGGGTTTCCGGCGGTGGTGCAGCAGTGCGCGGGGTACGTCGTGCTGGCGACGGCGCTGTTTGTGCTGGCAGCCCTGGTCGCCTGGTGGTATTCCTGGCGCGATCCGAGCTTTATTGAACTAATGGTGCCTAGCTCCATCATTCACCAAGTGCGCGATCGCCAGGAGCTTTGGATGGGGTCGATCGTCGGCGTGGAACCCTACGCCGCCAGCAATATCATGGTGAACAATCTGAAGGTATCCTTTACGGCAGCGGCGGGCGGCATCACGGCAGGATTGGCGACGGTCTACATTCTGCTGCTAAACGGGATCAATATCGGGGCGATCGCCGCGATGGTGGGGCAAAACAATCTCGCCTTCCCCTTTTGGGCCTTTGTCTTTCCCCACGGAGCGCTAGAACTGCCCGCCATTTTTCTGGCAGGGGGCGCAGGGCTGCTGCTGGCTCGTGCCCTCCTCTTTCCGGGGCCGCTGCGCCGCGTCGATGCGCTCAAGCGCTACGGCACCCAGGCCGCCCAGTTGATGTACGGCGTGGTTCCGCTGCTGGTCATCGCGGGTATTATCGAAGGCTTCTTTTCTCCCAACCCCGCTGTGCCCGACCTGCTCAAGTATGTCGCTGGCATGGGGCTATTTGCCGCACTGGTTGGATATTGCAGCCAAGGGCGTGCGAACGTGATGAGGCGTGGAAGCCAGCGTTCCTAA